The following proteins are encoded in a genomic region of Gimesia algae:
- the nusA gene encoding transcription termination factor NusA codes for MDGKEVLRIVDAIQRDKNIDKEIVFGGIEQAILSAARRHFGDDHELSVDIDRDTGEPTVLCDSEKLGKDILGEILGRVAAQTAKQVMIQKIREAERDTVFDEYMEMQYQSVSGTVSRVEGGAVLINLGKIEGILPRGEQIPGESFRVNDRVRAVVLDVRKAGSRVKVILSRTHPDMVRRLFELEIPEVADRIIDVRSLAREAGYRSKVAVSCIDSSIDCVGACVGMRGARIKNIVDELAGERIDIVRWNDSLQVLVPNSLQPAEVEDVILCPMLGRVIVLVRDDQLPLAIGRKGQNVRLASKLVGWDIEVMTQTELDEQLDKTVEAFSSIPGVSEELAESLVSQGFFSYYDLSVIEPDQLAELGGLTAEQCEQIVDVADRESERVEAEEEAMRTAQRNSPASGAQKPAAPVDAGAQGEETAQQEEAAIQDEPVEQDESAAAEELESAEEKPSETAVVENEPVEETGAVVNDSEDTAEADVTTVSEESLVEEEPVNVENSAEESTEKQE; via the coding sequence ATGGACGGTAAGGAAGTTCTCCGGATTGTTGATGCCATTCAACGCGATAAAAATATAGATAAAGAGATCGTGTTTGGTGGAATTGAACAGGCCATCCTGTCAGCTGCGCGTCGGCACTTTGGAGATGACCATGAGCTTTCTGTAGACATTGATCGAGATACAGGCGAACCGACCGTTCTTTGTGATAGCGAAAAACTGGGGAAAGACATCCTGGGCGAAATTCTGGGTCGTGTCGCTGCACAGACAGCCAAGCAGGTCATGATTCAAAAAATCCGAGAAGCCGAACGCGACACGGTCTTCGATGAATACATGGAAATGCAGTACCAGTCGGTTTCGGGAACGGTTTCTCGTGTCGAAGGTGGTGCAGTGCTGATCAATCTGGGGAAAATCGAAGGGATTCTGCCACGGGGCGAGCAGATCCCTGGCGAGTCTTTCCGTGTGAATGACCGTGTACGTGCAGTCGTTTTGGATGTTCGTAAAGCGGGTAGTCGCGTCAAGGTGATTCTTTCTCGAACTCATCCTGATATGGTACGCCGGTTATTTGAACTGGAAATCCCGGAAGTGGCCGATCGGATTATCGATGTGCGTTCGCTGGCGCGAGAAGCCGGCTATCGATCAAAAGTTGCTGTGTCCTGTATAGACAGCAGTATCGACTGTGTCGGTGCCTGTGTCGGGATGCGGGGAGCCCGAATTAAGAATATCGTCGACGAGTTGGCTGGTGAGCGGATTGACATTGTTCGCTGGAACGACTCGTTACAGGTCCTGGTACCGAACTCGCTCCAGCCAGCGGAAGTGGAAGATGTCATTCTGTGCCCCATGTTGGGCCGCGTGATCGTACTGGTTCGGGACGATCAGTTGCCTCTGGCGATTGGCCGCAAAGGTCAGAACGTGCGGTTGGCTTCCAAGCTGGTCGGTTGGGACATTGAAGTCATGACGCAAACCGAACTGGATGAGCAACTGGATAAAACAGTGGAAGCTTTTTCTTCGATTCCCGGGGTTTCTGAAGAACTTGCGGAAAGTCTGGTTTCTCAGGGCTTCTTCAGTTACTACGACCTGTCAGTCATTGAGCCGGATCAGCTCGCAGAACTGGGAGGTCTGACCGCCGAACAGTGCGAACAGATTGTTGATGTGGCTGATCGGGAAAGTGAACGAGTCGAAGCAGAAGAAGAAGCAATGCGGACCGCTCAGAGAAATTCTCCTGCCAGTGGCGCACAGAAACCTGCTGCACCAGTAGATGCTGGGGCACAGGGTGAAGAAACTGCACAGCAGGAAGAAGCTGCAATTCAGGATGAGCCTGTGGAACAGGATGAGTCTGCTGCAGCGGAGGAACTGGAGTCCGCAGAGGAAAAACCGTCGGAAACGGCTGTTGTTGAAAATGAACCGGTTGAAGAAACCGGGGCTGTTGTAAATGATTCAGAGGATACTGCAGAGGCAGACGTAACGACTGTTTCTGAAGAATCGCTGGTGGAAGAAGAGCCAGTGAATGTAGAGAATTCCGCAGAAGAATCTACTGAGAAACAGGAATAA
- a CDS encoding tetratricopeptide repeat protein — MMSRFPRTPILRACLSLWLAAFVLTASLDILSAKMPGKKGGEKDSQKQKAPKVFSLEEGIADDVVLPFVPATPRTPMDQKEIDSAAWYMTGRMREARNDFIGAYDAYKKAMEYNPNSVEIYRVLIRLASGLDKTDEAIEYAQKAVELDPEDYELMRKLGLHMAGQGRFEEAVTFLKKASDSPSIDKKSGVYVIIQHDQANLYERLGKKEEAAQCWEVVFRALTKPDEFTFEYNTRSQLEAKQGKLYERIGQSFLETDRLKLAVDAFNKAAESQKGRPGILKYHLAQVYYQSKQYQQALDSLQSYFDEQLQSKGRKAYEFLAEILTALDRSDDLIPQLEKLAEKDRFNRTLHYYLAEQYGEDGRFDDAEKTYLESIGKSSNTEGLAGLLSLYQKNQKYAKLIETLSKIVQTGDGVQRIQSNLEKMSKDPELVKGLIAEAKKLKEEDPPGVDVFSAFIIAKLASEADQKQAAAEFYQFAMDSAAKHEKPQIRGNWTLLILQEYSQLLREEDKYGELAVLLKKAVENPLLAPQRINLLYFLADAQERNGETEAAIKVNEEARQAAPKFPLLDYQHAWIYYHSHDWDKAIVQMQNFIKKYPEQKERVYQVKMMLSNTYVQQGDISKGEAVLEEMLEDDPENPSINNDLGYLYADQGKNLEKAEKMIRIALKSEPDNMAYLDSMGWVLFKLERFQEAAGYLEKASKLPGGGDSTILDHLADCYHKLNKTKEANELWKKALEEAQQSSPADPKLIDQLQKKLNQ, encoded by the coding sequence ATGATGAGTCGATTTCCCCGGACGCCAATCTTGAGGGCCTGTCTGTCATTGTGGTTAGCAGCATTTGTGTTGACAGCCAGCCTGGATATCCTGTCTGCGAAAATGCCGGGGAAGAAAGGGGGCGAGAAAGATTCTCAGAAGCAGAAAGCTCCCAAGGTATTTTCCCTGGAAGAAGGGATTGCCGATGATGTGGTGCTGCCTTTTGTACCTGCCACACCACGCACACCCATGGATCAGAAAGAGATCGATTCAGCAGCCTGGTATATGACCGGGCGGATGCGTGAGGCACGGAATGATTTCATCGGTGCCTACGATGCCTATAAAAAGGCAATGGAATATAACCCCAATTCCGTTGAGATTTACCGGGTTCTGATCAGGCTGGCTTCCGGGCTGGATAAGACCGATGAAGCAATCGAATATGCTCAGAAGGCGGTTGAGCTGGATCCCGAAGATTATGAGCTGATGCGGAAACTGGGGCTGCATATGGCAGGACAGGGACGCTTTGAAGAGGCGGTCACTTTTCTGAAAAAGGCTTCGGATTCTCCTTCGATTGATAAGAAGTCGGGAGTCTATGTCATCATCCAGCACGATCAGGCAAACCTGTATGAGCGGCTGGGTAAAAAAGAGGAGGCGGCCCAGTGCTGGGAAGTCGTATTTCGCGCCCTCACAAAACCGGATGAATTTACATTCGAGTACAATACACGTTCACAACTGGAAGCCAAGCAGGGCAAGCTGTATGAGCGAATCGGACAGTCTTTTCTGGAAACAGACCGCCTCAAACTGGCGGTAGACGCTTTTAATAAAGCGGCTGAATCGCAGAAGGGACGTCCCGGGATCCTGAAGTATCATCTGGCACAGGTTTATTACCAGTCCAAACAGTATCAGCAGGCTTTGGATTCACTGCAGTCGTATTTCGATGAACAGCTGCAATCCAAAGGTCGTAAAGCATACGAGTTTTTAGCGGAGATTTTAACAGCATTGGATCGTTCAGACGACCTGATTCCCCAGCTGGAAAAACTCGCGGAAAAGGATCGCTTCAATCGGACACTGCATTATTATCTGGCAGAACAATACGGGGAAGACGGACGTTTTGATGACGCCGAAAAAACTTATCTCGAATCCATTGGAAAATCTTCGAATACGGAAGGCCTGGCAGGCCTGTTATCGCTGTATCAGAAAAATCAGAAATATGCCAAGTTGATCGAGACGCTCTCTAAAATCGTACAGACCGGGGATGGCGTTCAGCGGATCCAATCCAATCTGGAAAAAATGTCCAAAGATCCGGAACTGGTGAAAGGTCTGATTGCGGAAGCGAAGAAGCTGAAGGAAGAAGATCCACCCGGAGTGGATGTGTTTTCTGCATTCATCATCGCTAAACTCGCTTCCGAGGCCGATCAGAAACAGGCTGCTGCTGAGTTTTATCAGTTTGCCATGGATTCCGCCGCCAAACATGAAAAACCACAGATTCGCGGTAACTGGACGCTGTTAATCCTTCAGGAATACAGCCAGCTGCTACGCGAAGAAGACAAGTATGGCGAGCTGGCTGTCCTGCTGAAGAAAGCGGTTGAGAACCCCTTGCTGGCACCGCAGCGGATCAATCTGTTGTATTTCCTGGCTGACGCACAAGAGCGAAACGGAGAGACGGAAGCAGCGATCAAAGTGAATGAAGAAGCTCGGCAGGCTGCGCCCAAATTCCCTCTGCTGGATTATCAGCACGCCTGGATCTACTATCACAGCCACGATTGGGACAAAGCCATTGTGCAGATGCAGAATTTCATCAAGAAATATCCAGAACAGAAAGAGCGTGTCTATCAAGTGAAGATGATGCTCTCTAATACCTATGTGCAACAGGGGGATATTAGCAAAGGGGAAGCCGTCCTGGAGGAGATGCTGGAGGACGATCCTGAGAATCCCTCCATCAATAATGACTTGGGTTATCTGTACGCTGACCAGGGAAAAAACCTGGAAAAAGCTGAAAAGATGATTCGGATCGCGCTGAAGTCCGAACCGGACAATATGGCTTATCTTGACAGTATGGGCTGGGTTTTATTCAAGCTGGAACGTTTTCAGGAAGCGGCTGGATATCTTGAGAAAGCCAGCAAGCTGCCAGGGGGGGGAGACAGTACGATCCTGGATCATCTGGCAGACTGCTACCACAAGCTTAACAAAACCAAAGAAGCGAACGAGCTCTGGAAGAAAGCGCTGGAAGAAGCACAACAGTCCTCTCCCGCAGACCCGAAATTGATTGATCAGCTTCAGAAAAAACTGAACCAGTAA
- the infB gene encoding translation initiation factor IF-2, which translates to MKIRIFALAKELGMDSKVLIDECNKAGVKLKNSALASITPEQRDIVIAYLDQKGKPADSSSAESATPETLTPQREPPKLRNIKTMTARPQSSRSATQKSSNTSDEESYTEEGTSGVVVEQEEAEPVSEDETPTVQVDESIEETEEVTEGRSAALKRRSEESIEETVKSDSDQAMTRDDYVPAGGASGSNIREMKPIGSNRSGKPQPKSKPKSALPNVAAPPAYKQPVIPKPKKKEEKAQKPEVRLTADILEQKSPLAAHLAQHTEQKKKEKDRDPQDDDSKTRRGSLSLVEARKQRREQRKEGRRGFSGEGGGDQQDVVGRRPRRSKRKHDAGNVVHKTDVEVEVPMTVRSLSEAMGRPAKAIMSIMFKEFGEMVTINQIIEEDVALAVAMELGVDLTFKRQRGALELVNDIVEQEDAPEDLVTRPPIITVLGHVDHGKTTLVDTLRKSNVKVVEGEAGGITQHIAAYQVEYNDHKLTFVDTPGHAAFSEMRSRGANVTDMVVLVVAADDGVMPQTAESISHVKASGVPMVVALNKIDLPDINEQKVLQELASQNVLPSEWGGETEVVRVSALKEMGLDNLLETLLLTAELHELKANPNRPAVGACLEGFRDEGRGSVAWLIVQKGTLRIGDAVICGKSYGYIRAMYDDMDQQIEEAPPSMPVKVTGLDSVPGAGDHFVVVETIDQARELAEERRHEGRADTLSRHSGGPRTLEDILGSAIEGAIQDLPLILKADTPGSLEAIRSEINKFEHPEVRVKILHEGIGGVNESDVYLASASNAIIIAFHVVAEDRALNLATQEDVEIRRYSIIYEVVDDIRASLEGMLRPELVQEQTGRALVLQTFSVSRFGKIAGCRVLNGTINRNDRVHVIRDQKILNQYPIASLKREKDDVKEVREGMECGILLSGFNDIKEGDLLEAFRINEVKRTLESSS; encoded by the coding sequence TTGAAGATTCGTATTTTTGCTCTTGCAAAAGAGTTGGGAATGGACAGCAAAGTGCTGATCGATGAATGTAACAAGGCGGGAGTGAAGTTGAAAAACTCCGCTTTGGCCAGCATTACGCCCGAACAACGTGACATTGTCATTGCCTATCTGGATCAGAAGGGTAAGCCAGCTGATAGTTCATCAGCCGAGTCAGCAACTCCCGAGACTCTGACACCTCAACGGGAACCACCAAAGTTGCGGAATATAAAGACGATGACTGCCCGTCCGCAGTCATCCCGTTCTGCCACACAGAAGTCATCCAATACCTCTGATGAAGAGTCCTATACCGAAGAGGGTACATCTGGGGTGGTGGTGGAACAAGAAGAGGCAGAACCCGTTTCAGAAGACGAGACGCCAACTGTTCAGGTTGATGAGTCCATTGAAGAAACAGAGGAAGTCACCGAAGGGCGATCGGCGGCACTTAAGCGTCGATCCGAGGAATCAATCGAGGAAACGGTAAAGTCAGACTCTGATCAGGCTATGACCCGGGATGATTATGTTCCAGCAGGAGGTGCCTCGGGTTCTAATATTCGAGAAATGAAGCCAATTGGATCTAACCGCTCGGGCAAGCCTCAGCCGAAATCGAAGCCGAAGTCTGCTTTGCCGAACGTTGCAGCTCCTCCCGCTTATAAGCAGCCAGTGATTCCAAAACCCAAGAAAAAAGAAGAGAAAGCACAAAAGCCGGAAGTGCGTTTGACTGCGGATATCCTGGAACAGAAAAGCCCATTGGCTGCGCATCTAGCCCAACATACAGAGCAGAAAAAGAAAGAGAAGGATCGTGATCCTCAGGATGATGATTCAAAGACCCGTCGTGGCAGTCTGAGCCTGGTCGAGGCGCGTAAACAGCGTCGTGAGCAGCGTAAGGAAGGCCGCCGGGGATTCTCAGGAGAGGGTGGCGGAGATCAACAGGATGTCGTGGGCCGTCGTCCCCGCCGTTCCAAGCGGAAGCATGATGCCGGCAATGTCGTCCATAAGACCGATGTAGAAGTCGAAGTACCGATGACGGTGCGCAGTCTGTCGGAAGCAATGGGACGTCCTGCTAAAGCCATCATGTCCATCATGTTCAAAGAATTTGGTGAGATGGTCACCATTAACCAGATCATCGAAGAAGATGTCGCTCTGGCAGTCGCGATGGAGCTGGGAGTGGATTTAACCTTCAAACGGCAACGAGGCGCACTGGAGTTGGTCAACGATATTGTCGAGCAGGAAGACGCGCCCGAAGATCTGGTTACCCGCCCACCAATTATTACAGTTCTCGGACACGTCGACCATGGTAAAACGACTCTGGTTGATACGCTGAGAAAATCCAACGTCAAAGTGGTTGAAGGTGAAGCAGGCGGCATCACGCAGCATATCGCCGCCTATCAGGTTGAATATAACGACCATAAACTGACTTTTGTTGACACACCCGGTCACGCGGCTTTCAGTGAGATGCGATCTCGGGGAGCGAATGTGACTGATATGGTCGTACTGGTCGTTGCCGCCGATGACGGAGTGATGCCTCAGACGGCTGAAAGTATCAGTCATGTGAAAGCATCGGGTGTTCCGATGGTCGTGGCACTGAATAAAATTGATTTGCCAGATATCAATGAACAGAAAGTTCTGCAGGAGCTGGCTTCACAAAATGTCCTGCCTTCGGAATGGGGTGGTGAAACGGAAGTGGTCCGCGTCTCAGCCTTAAAAGAAATGGGGCTGGATAACCTGCTGGAGACTCTGTTGCTGACAGCCGAACTGCATGAGCTCAAAGCCAATCCAAATCGACCTGCCGTGGGAGCCTGTCTGGAAGGTTTCCGCGATGAAGGTCGTGGTTCGGTCGCCTGGCTGATTGTCCAGAAAGGGACCTTGCGGATTGGTGATGCCGTTATCTGTGGTAAATCGTATGGTTATATTCGTGCCATGTACGATGATATGGATCAGCAGATTGAGGAAGCACCTCCCTCCATGCCCGTCAAGGTTACTGGTCTGGATTCGGTTCCCGGTGCCGGCGATCATTTTGTGGTTGTGGAAACGATCGATCAGGCCAGAGAACTGGCAGAAGAGCGGCGACATGAAGGTCGTGCCGACACGCTGTCTCGGCACAGTGGTGGGCCGCGGACCCTGGAAGATATTCTGGGATCAGCAATTGAAGGAGCAATTCAGGATCTGCCTCTGATTCTTAAAGCAGATACGCCAGGCTCTCTCGAAGCCATTCGCAGTGAAATCAATAAATTTGAACATCCGGAAGTCCGAGTCAAAATCCTGCATGAAGGGATTGGCGGAGTCAACGAAAGTGACGTTTATCTGGCGAGTGCCTCGAATGCGATTATTATCGCGTTCCATGTAGTTGCGGAAGATCGTGCTCTCAACCTGGCGACACAGGAAGACGTTGAAATTCGTCGTTACAGCATCATTTACGAAGTGGTGGATGATATCCGGGCGTCACTGGAAGGCATGTTGCGTCCCGAACTGGTTCAGGAGCAGACCGGACGTGCCCTGGTTCTACAGACGTTCTCAGTCAGCCGGTTTGGAAAAATTGCCGGTTGTCGCGTACTGAACGGTACGATCAATCGAAATGATCGCGTGCACGTAATTCGGGATCAGAAGATTCTGAATCAGTATCCCATCGCTTCATTGAAACGTGAAAAAGACGATGTCAAGGAAGTACGCGAAGGCATGGAATGCGGTATTTTGCTCTCCGGATTCAATGATATTAAAGAAGGAGACCTGCTGGAAGCATTCCGGATTAACGAGGTGAAACGAACTCTCGAGTCCAGTTCGTAA
- a CDS encoding beta-ketoacyl-[acyl-carrier-protein] synthase family protein has protein sequence MNTESKRRILITGMGILSPIGIGVQAFQDSLMTGKSGVKKSELFAHLAAPDTCVAEISDFNATTIKKEYLKQQRKSLKVMCREIQLGVASANLAMVDSALDLSAVDSERFGIEFGANLMLSPPEVLVGACMAASEGHEFQYQRWGGEGLAKMEPLWLLKYLPNMPACHIGIIIDARGPNNSITQAEASGNLVLGEAQRVIERGWADVMVAGVTGTRVHEVKSIHAKFWDQLADSPAEFEKRSRPFDKARTGQILGEAACSLLLEEKSHAEQRGAKIWGEVLGTGASCVVKRDGSVDTKAAIANAIRLALKRADVEVGDIGHINAHGLGEQVIDVQEYLAIQDVFGDKASEVPVTALKSYFGNSGSACGIVEVSGSLVGLKQGFIPATLNYETPDPDCPLNVVRNEPLATDNKLFLKISTTTFGQASASVVCGI, from the coding sequence ATGAATACAGAATCAAAGCGGCGAATTCTGATTACCGGGATGGGGATTCTCAGCCCGATCGGAATCGGAGTACAAGCATTTCAAGACAGCCTGATGACCGGGAAATCAGGAGTCAAAAAATCCGAACTCTTTGCTCATCTGGCAGCCCCTGATACCTGCGTTGCGGAAATTTCCGACTTCAATGCAACCACAATAAAAAAAGAGTATCTGAAACAGCAGCGGAAGAGTCTCAAGGTCATGTGCCGTGAGATCCAGCTGGGAGTCGCTTCTGCGAATCTGGCCATGGTTGATTCGGCTCTGGATCTCTCAGCCGTCGACAGTGAGCGTTTTGGCATCGAATTCGGTGCTAATCTGATGCTCAGTCCTCCTGAAGTTCTGGTAGGGGCCTGTATGGCTGCTTCTGAAGGGCATGAATTTCAGTATCAACGCTGGGGTGGGGAAGGCCTGGCCAAAATGGAGCCATTGTGGCTGCTTAAATACCTGCCCAACATGCCTGCCTGTCATATTGGTATCATCATTGACGCTCGAGGTCCAAATAACTCGATTACCCAGGCGGAAGCGTCCGGAAACCTGGTGCTAGGTGAAGCCCAGCGAGTCATTGAGCGAGGCTGGGCAGATGTCATGGTCGCGGGTGTGACCGGAACCCGGGTGCATGAAGTGAAATCCATTCATGCAAAATTCTGGGATCAGCTGGCAGATTCCCCTGCCGAATTTGAGAAACGTTCACGTCCATTTGACAAGGCGCGCACCGGGCAGATTCTGGGCGAGGCAGCCTGTTCGCTGTTGCTGGAAGAAAAGTCACACGCTGAACAGCGAGGTGCAAAGATCTGGGGTGAAGTTCTGGGCACAGGGGCTTCCTGCGTTGTAAAACGGGATGGATCGGTGGATACAAAAGCAGCGATTGCCAATGCCATCAGACTGGCGTTGAAAAGGGCTGATGTGGAAGTGGGGGATATCGGTCATATTAACGCTCATGGACTGGGAGAGCAGGTAATTGATGTCCAGGAATATCTCGCGATCCAGGATGTTTTTGGTGACAAAGCCAGTGAAGTTCCTGTGACTGCATTGAAGAGTTATTTTGGTAATTCTGGTTCTGCCTGTGGGATCGTGGAAGTCAGCGGTTCTCTGGTGGGCTTAAAGCAGGGCTTCATTCCTGCGACCTTGAATTATGAAACCCCTGATCCGGATTGCCCGTTAAATGTGGTTCGGAATGAGCCTCTGGCGACAGATAACAAGCTGTTTCTAAAGATCAGCACTACCACTTTTGGTCAGGCCAGTGCCTCTGTGGTTTGTGGCATTTGA
- the rbfA gene encoding 30S ribosome-binding factor RbfA, with protein MTSRRLEKIAQAILETVSTTILLHLRDPRIRDVTVLHVDVAPDVQSAKIYISIMGDEKTKALCMHGLESAKGFLQSKIADRIQTKYTPVIKFVLDTAVKDSMDTIRILDELQAEREAEELAENSSSEEEQGTEEETPQE; from the coding sequence ATGACATCACGTCGATTAGAAAAAATCGCACAGGCGATATTAGAAACAGTAAGTACAACGATTCTGCTGCATTTACGCGATCCCCGGATCCGTGATGTGACAGTCCTGCATGTTGATGTTGCACCGGATGTGCAGTCAGCCAAGATTTATATTTCGATCATGGGAGATGAAAAGACAAAAGCACTTTGTATGCATGGTCTGGAATCTGCAAAAGGGTTTCTCCAATCCAAAATCGCAGATCGCATTCAAACCAAATATACTCCTGTGATCAAATTTGTGCTGGACACTGCTGTGAAAGATTCGATGGATACGATTCGTATACTGGATGAGTTACAGGCCGAGAGAGAAGCGGAAGAGTTAGCGGAAAATTCTTCTTCGGAAGAAGAACAGGGCACTGAAGAAGAAACTCCTCAGGAATAG
- a CDS encoding tetratricopeptide repeat protein: MSRILPMLVLCLGIPLSASAQPPTATNDPYAQQKIQADQAQQQGDYAKSITITSQVLQQKPDDHVAYYLRASARVEAGREQGNVQSIREGVGDAREAIRFSQNQNVNYYLPYLYGMMNLAVMENKKSHAETALGVANQVLARTTLTPEEKANFHYQRGMIYLPLNKPQEAAQDFTETIKLSPDHFAALLALPDAYALAGNNDMALASFNQVIQKQPNSPVVYNNRAMFYQQQGKLQEAINDFSQAIQIDPKYHHAITNRGFAYLEGGKPDTAEADLTQSLSIEPNQPFVLGMRGEARLLQGKITEAIDDQKKAVQMDPQNPALHSDLGFSYFFNHDYPAALTEFKLAAQLAPEQMKVLDPWIYLALTQSNQKSAADARFQSVIAKKPDTRDSIDNLLLFLMGTISNTELLDSIDQKDVERAKAQICEAYYFIGQKALLAGDTATASQNFQASLNTKMTGLSAYRGAQYALKKF; this comes from the coding sequence ATGTCTCGCATTTTACCAATGCTGGTTCTCTGCCTTGGAATCCCGCTCTCCGCATCTGCACAACCACCTACTGCCACAAACGACCCTTATGCTCAGCAGAAAATCCAGGCTGACCAGGCGCAGCAGCAAGGGGACTACGCAAAATCAATCACCATTACCTCACAAGTCCTGCAACAGAAGCCCGATGATCACGTTGCTTATTATCTGCGGGCCAGTGCCCGTGTCGAAGCAGGTCGTGAGCAAGGCAACGTCCAGTCCATCCGCGAAGGAGTAGGCGATGCCCGCGAGGCGATCCGCTTCAGCCAGAACCAGAATGTCAACTATTACCTGCCCTACCTGTATGGGATGATGAATCTGGCGGTCATGGAAAACAAAAAAAGCCATGCAGAGACTGCACTCGGTGTTGCAAACCAGGTACTGGCCCGCACGACATTGACCCCGGAAGAAAAAGCCAACTTTCATTACCAGCGCGGCATGATTTACCTGCCTTTGAACAAACCACAGGAGGCAGCGCAGGATTTCACGGAAACCATCAAATTGTCACCTGATCACTTTGCAGCACTCCTCGCCCTGCCTGACGCATATGCTCTTGCCGGCAATAATGATATGGCCCTGGCCAGTTTCAACCAGGTAATTCAGAAACAGCCAAATTCTCCCGTGGTCTATAACAACCGGGCGATGTTCTACCAGCAGCAGGGAAAGCTACAGGAAGCCATCAATGACTTCTCCCAGGCAATCCAGATCGATCCGAAGTACCATCACGCCATCACCAACCGTGGCTTTGCCTACCTGGAAGGTGGTAAACCGGATACTGCGGAAGCCGACCTGACACAATCCCTGTCAATTGAGCCCAATCAACCCTTTGTCCTGGGGATGCGGGGAGAAGCCCGACTTCTGCAGGGTAAAATCACGGAAGCGATTGACGACCAGAAAAAAGCAGTTCAAATGGATCCGCAAAACCCGGCCCTGCACTCCGATCTGGGTTTCTCCTATTTCTTTAACCATGACTATCCGGCTGCCCTGACCGAATTCAAACTGGCCGCACAACTGGCTCCGGAACAGATGAAAGTTCTCGATCCATGGATCTATCTGGCATTGACTCAGAGTAACCAGAAATCAGCCGCTGATGCCAGGTTCCAGTCAGTCATCGCTAAAAAACCGGACACTCGCGACTCCATCGACAACCTGCTTCTATTTTTGATGGGAACCATCTCAAACACTGAACTGCTCGATTCCATCGACCAGAAAGATGTGGAACGAGCGAAAGCTCAAATCTGTGAAGCCTATTACTTCATCGGACAGAAAGCACTTCTGGCCGGTGACACTGCAACCGCCTCCCAGAACTTCCAGGCCTCGTTGAACACAAAAATGACGGGCCTGTCCGCATACCGCGGCGCTCAATATGCCCTGAAGAAATTTTAG